In Providencia rettgeri, the following proteins share a genomic window:
- the nth gene encoding endonuclease III, whose protein sequence is MNKSKRIEILTRLRDNNPHPTTELEFNSPFELLIAVLLSAQATDVSVNKATAKLYPVANTPETIMALGVDGIKEYIKTIGLFNTKAESVYKTCQILIEKHNSQVPENREALEALPGVGRKTANVVLNTAFGWPTIAVDTHIFRVCNRTNFAPGKNVVEVEEKLLKVVPPEFKVDCHHWFILHGRYTCIARKPRCGSCIIEDLCEFKEKIYPED, encoded by the coding sequence ATGAATAAATCAAAACGCATTGAAATTCTAACTCGTCTACGGGATAACAACCCACACCCTACAACGGAGTTAGAATTTAACTCCCCCTTTGAGCTGTTAATCGCCGTTTTATTATCAGCTCAAGCGACTGATGTGAGCGTCAATAAGGCGACAGCAAAGCTCTACCCAGTTGCTAATACGCCTGAAACTATTATGGCGCTCGGTGTTGATGGGATAAAAGAATACATTAAAACCATTGGCTTATTTAATACCAAGGCTGAAAGTGTCTATAAAACCTGCCAAATTTTAATTGAAAAACACAACAGCCAAGTTCCTGAAAACCGAGAGGCCTTAGAGGCTTTGCCGGGTGTCGGTCGCAAGACGGCAAATGTGGTTCTTAATACCGCATTTGGTTGGCCGACTATCGCTGTTGACACGCACATTTTTCGTGTCTGTAACCGCACTAATTTTGCCCCAGGCAAGAATGTCGTTGAAGTTGAAGAAAAACTCCTTAAAGTTGTACCGCCAGAGTTTAAAGTCGATTGCCACCATTGGTTTATTTTGCATGGCCGTTATACTTGTATTGCCCGCAAACCCCGCTGTGGC